From the Paraflavitalea soli genome, the window ATCGCCCGTATAACCGCCGATCCATTTCTTAAAATACAGGGCCAGGCGCCACGCGATGAACAATACCGGGATAATGGCCAGTGCAAAATGCCAGCTTAAGAAAACAAAAGGAAGCAGGGCAAATACAATGGCAAGCAATACAGTCACCCGGGATGGCTTACTGCTGGTTACCGGTTTCGATTTGCTGGTATCGGGGTCGGTAACATAATCAAAAAAGCAAATGGTCAGTACACCCATCAACCGGCTGATGGCATGCGCCGCTACCAGTACCAGCAGAAAGTTCTTGTAATTGAGAAAGATATTGAGGGAAGGGTCAGTAAGGTCGGGGGTAAACTTGGGCAGTTCTTTCAGCAACAGGAATTTGGCAGCCAGTATGCCGATAAGTCCAGTCACACCATAGGTGCCCAAGCGGCTGTCCTTCATGATCATTAATATCTTCTCTTTTGTCCAGCCACCGCCAAACGCATCGCATACATCAGCAAAGCCATCTTCATGAAAAGCGCCAGTGGTAAAGATGCCCGCGATGATAGAAGCCAGGATGGCAATATCCTCACTCACATATTTATTAAATACCAGGAAGCTAAGGCCGCTGATGAGCGCTACGATCCAGCCTACGAGGGGAAAGTACCGGGCCGATTTCTCCAGGTACTCCTGCGAGTGATCGGTAAACTTAGGTACTGGCAGGCGCGTAAGGAACATTAAAGCTGTAAAGAAGATGCGTATTTCTTTCTTCATAATTGTATTACTAACAAACTTCCAGTTTTTCTTCTTACTGACTTCCGGACTTTCCGACTTCCGGACTATTCTTTATTAGAGACCCCGGCGGATTCAAAGGAAGCCATTTCCTGCAGGAAATTAACAGCAGACTGTATCAAAGGAATGGCCAGCGCAGCGCCCGTTCCCTCTCCCAATCGCAAACCCAGGTGCAGCAAGGTGCTGGCCTGCAGGTGTTGCAGCATTTTTTCATGACCATGCTCTCCGCTCGTATGCGCAAAGATGCAATAGGACAGGATGGACGGATTAAGCTGCTTTGCCAGCAGCAGGGCTGCCGTAGCGATAAATCCATCCACTACGATCACCATTTTTTGCGCAGCAGCCTGTAAATAAGCTCCTGTCATCATGGCGATCTCGAAACCGCCTACCGTAGCAAGTAACCTGATCGGCTGATCGCTAAGCTGCTGTAGCCGATGAAAGACATACACCTGCTCCAGCGTATTTATTTTGGTTTGTAGCTGTTCATTGTTGGCGCCTGTTCCCCGGCCCACACATTCTGCCACGGAAATACCCGTCACCGCGCTCATGATCAAAGAGGCCGACGAAGTATTGCCGATGCCCATTTCGCCAAAGCCAATGCAATTGGTGCCCCTGTCGGCAATTGTTTTTACAATGGCTTTCCCTTTCTCTATTGCTGCCAGTGCTGCAGCCTCACTCATCGCCGGCCCTTCCAGGTAATTACCGGTACCATATTCCATCTTTGCATTGATGAAAATATCGCCGTCTTTCACCCGCAGCTGTGTAGAAGCAGGTATCAGGTCAAAGTTCACCCCGGCGTCTACCACCTGTAAGGTGATATGGTGCTGCCGGCAAAACACATTGATGGCCGCGCCGCCATTCAGGAAGTTCAACACCATCTGGGCAGTCACTGCCTGCGGATAGGGGTTTACCAGTCCTGTTTTGGCAATGCCGTGATCGCCGGCAAAGATCACCATATAGGGCTGGGCGATCATGGGCGAAGTGGTTTCCTGTATCAATCCCACTTGCAGCGCAATGTCTTCCAGCAGGCCCAGTGAGCCCGGCGGCTTTGTTTTGTTGTTGATCTTGTGTTGCAGGTCGGCCTGCAGGGAGGCGGTAGTAGTATTTGTTATCATGGCTTTAATAGATCACAAAAATAAAATCCATAGGTGGAGGGCTGATCCATAGGGTTGCAGGAGTTGTCGCTTGTTTGCGGTGCTCCATAATGCCTGTACACGATCTCTCCTTTTGTATAAGGGATGGGGTAGTTGAAAATAGGCCCGTCAAATACAAAGGAATGATATTCGCCGTTCTCTCCACAAACATCTACACCCGGCGGCAGGTCGCGTACAAACGAGTCATTGATCAGCCGGCCGCAAAAACTCCTGTCGAGGAACTTTTCATTCACACAAACAATGATCGCTTTGAAGCCCAGTGCCAGGAACTCGTTCATCAGGTGCTGCGTAGGTATCTTCCATAAAGGAAACACACATCGTATGTCGGCAGTGGCCAGCTTTTGTTCCCGGTATATTTTCAGGTCTTCCAGGAAGATATCGCCAAATACCGCGTTGGTGTAGCCTGCTGCTTTCAGCGCTGTTACCTGCTGCATCATGGCCTGTTCATATTCCTGCATGCCAGGTTGTTCCGGCAATTCTATGGTGTGCAGGGGCAGTCCGATCGACCTGGCCTGTTCATTGAGCAGTTCCCGGCGCACCCCATGCATGGAGATGCGGTCATGCGCGGCATTGACGCTCGTGAGCAGGCTGTCAACGCTATAGCGCTCATCCTGTAGTATCTTATGCAGGCATAGGGAAGAATCCTTTCCGCCGCTCCAGTTCATGTATGCTTTGTGCTGCATTATTGATTATTCACGTTCTTGATCACCATCGGTATGCCGCTCACCATAAATACTACCTTATGCGCTTCGGCTGCAATATACTGGTTTACCCAGCCTTGCAGGTCCGTAAACTTGCGGCCTATATCCGTTTCCGCATGTACACCCATGCCGATCTCATTGCTGATGATAATAAAGGTGCCTGTTTGCTCCAACAACTGCTGGATCTCCAGCTTGCATTCGGCCAGGCAAAGATCAATATCGTATTTGTTGTCGATAAAGAAGTTGGTGAGCCATAGCGTTACACAGTCTATTACAGCTACTTTGTCATTGAGGTCGAGCTGGCTGATGTATTTTTCCTGTTCCACCGAAGTCCAGCGTTCATCCCGGTCATCCTGGTGCCGTTTGATGCGTTGCTGAAAATCACCATCCCATTGGCGGGCTGTGGCCACATAGGTGGGTGAGGAGCTCAATTGCAGGGCCAGGTCCTGGGCGTAACGACTTTTACCACTACGGGCTCCTCCGGTAATGAAAATGATACCGGGCTGTTGATCATTTATTGGCATCCAATGAAAATTTCTCTGTAAATAAAACGGGGCTTTGTTTCAGCTCCAGTAAACAATTCCTGCACAGGCAATCGCTGTACCGCCCTTCAATAAAAGCTTTTTCTTCTTCGCTGAAGCTGATCCCAAAGCATTGACACTGGAGTACATCACCTACTTTACATTCAAATGCCTGCTGACACCGGGGGCAGCTTTTTTGTTCATGCTTGCACATGGGCGTTTGTTTTAAAAAGCGAAGTACACTTGTGTTGTAAATGCGCAGGCACGGTAAAGAGGGTGGGGTGGAACATCGATGCCAGTATTTCAATGCCATCGGTAAGCGTGCTGGCGCTGGGCTGGGTAAACAGGTCATAATCGGCTATATAGACCGCTTCCTGTTGTACCGCTGTCAATTGGGCCCATTCAGGTTTATTGGTGAGCAGGTGCAATTCTTCGGCCGTACGTTCAATAGTAAATCCACAGGGTGCTATCACCAATACTTCAGGATTGTATCGCACGATCTTTTCCCAGGGCGTTACAATACTGTCGCCACCTGGGTTGGACAGCATATCGATGCCGCCGGCATACGCTATCTGGTAAGGTATCCAGTGGCCGCAATTGTAAATGGGCTCTACCCACTCCATCACCATTACTCTTTTGGGCGGTGCTTTGTGCGCTCTTAAGGTATCGATAATGGTATCTATTCTTTTTTGCAGGGCTGCCAGGTAAGGATAGGCTGCTTCCTCCTGCCCCATGGCGCTGGCAATAGTGATGGCCGTGCCAAACACGTCCTGCAGGGTATTGGGGGTGAGGGGTACCAACTGCGGCTGCTTATCCAGTTTGGCCACGGCAGTTGCTGTGCAGGCCGTATCTATCTGGCATACTTCGCATACATCCTGGGTAAAGATCACATCGGGCTGGATGGATTGCAGTAATTCCTCATCCACATAGTACAGGCTTTTGCCTTGCGCCTTGGAAGCCGAAAAGATCCGGTCGATCTCGATACTGCTGTAATGCTTGCCTTCCAGTACACAGCGTACTACCTTGCTTTTTTCGGCCAGGGCTGCGGGCGGGCATTCGAAGGTGATGCCGTGCAACAGGTGTTGCAGGTTCATATCATAGATCATTTGCGTAGCAGCGGGAAGAAAGGAACAGGCGACCATACAAGTATGATTGAAGTATGAATATTAATGGTAATTCTAAAGGGAAAGGGGAAGAGTGGTAAATGGCAAGTGGCGAGCAGGACCGTATATAAGCCCCGCTTGCCACTCACTACTCGCCACTTGTTTTATTTAAGCGTGTCCGTTGATAAGTCGTAATGAAGTAAACCTTCTTTGCAGCAACTCAAAGGCGCCAAAGAATATGCCGCTGTAGGCCAGGGTGCCCACCAGGAAATTCCACTCATAAGGAATGGCTGCTACCAGGCTGGTAAAATAGCCGCTCCAGGTTTTGGGATACATGGATTCTGCGATCACAAAACAACCGGGGCTGGTACCGATCCAGTGAATGAGTACGGCTACAAAAGAAGCCAGTACCACATTGGTAACCGTTACTTTCCGGATGATCCACTGACCGGCAAATGCGATCAGGGCAAATGAGCCATAGGTCCAGTAAAAACCTTCATAGAAGAAACGCCATTCACCATAATACACAAACCTGTTGAGAATGATATCACTCATCCATAATGTCAACAAAGGAAACAGGTAGGCCTTGTAGCTTTTGCTGAAATAAGCACCTCCAAACAGGGCCATGGCGCCCAGCGGGGTAAAGGTGGCCAGGGGCGCCATTTTGGCTTCCTTCGTCAGCACTATTCTCAACACAGCTGCCAGCAGCATAATAGCCAGCAGTACCAACATACGGGGATTGAATTTCT encodes:
- a CDS encoding adenosylcobinamide-GDP ribazoletransferase, with the protein product MKKEIRIFFTALMFLTRLPVPKFTDHSQEYLEKSARYFPLVGWIVALISGLSFLVFNKYVSEDIAILASIIAGIFTTGAFHEDGFADVCDAFGGGWTKEKILMIMKDSRLGTYGVTGLIGILAAKFLLLKELPKFTPDLTDPSLNIFLNYKNFLLVLVAAHAISRLMGVLTICFFDYVTDPDTSKSKPVTSSKPSRVTVLLAIVFALLPFVFLSWHFALAIIPVLFIAWRLALYFKKWIGGYTGDCLGAMQQVSELTFYLGVLIVWRYVI
- the cobT gene encoding nicotinate-nucleotide--dimethylbenzimidazole phosphoribosyltransferase; this translates as MITNTTTASLQADLQHKINNKTKPPGSLGLLEDIALQVGLIQETTSPMIAQPYMVIFAGDHGIAKTGLVNPYPQAVTAQMVLNFLNGGAAINVFCRQHHITLQVVDAGVNFDLIPASTQLRVKDGDIFINAKMEYGTGNYLEGPAMSEAAALAAIEKGKAIVKTIADRGTNCIGFGEMGIGNTSSASLIMSAVTGISVAECVGRGTGANNEQLQTKINTLEQVYVFHRLQQLSDQPIRLLATVGGFEIAMMTGAYLQAAAQKMVIVVDGFIATAALLLAKQLNPSILSYCIFAHTSGEHGHEKMLQHLQASTLLHLGLRLGEGTGAALAIPLIQSAVNFLQEMASFESAGVSNKE
- a CDS encoding adenine nucleotide alpha hydrolase gives rise to the protein MQHKAYMNWSGGKDSSLCLHKILQDERYSVDSLLTSVNAAHDRISMHGVRRELLNEQARSIGLPLHTIELPEQPGMQEYEQAMMQQVTALKAAGYTNAVFGDIFLEDLKIYREQKLATADIRCVFPLWKIPTQHLMNEFLALGFKAIIVCVNEKFLDRSFCGRLINDSFVRDLPPGVDVCGENGEYHSFVFDGPIFNYPIPYTKGEIVYRHYGAPQTSDNSCNPMDQPSTYGFYFCDLLKP
- a CDS encoding bifunctional adenosylcobinamide kinase/adenosylcobinamide-phosphate guanylyltransferase — encoded protein: MPINDQQPGIIFITGGARSGKSRYAQDLALQLSSSPTYVATARQWDGDFQQRIKRHQDDRDERWTSVEQEKYISQLDLNDKVAVIDCVTLWLTNFFIDNKYDIDLCLAECKLEIQQLLEQTGTFIIISNEIGMGVHAETDIGRKFTDLQGWVNQYIAAEAHKVVFMVSGIPMVIKNVNNQ
- a CDS encoding cysteine-rich CWC family protein — its product is MCKHEQKSCPRCQQAFECKVGDVLQCQCFGISFSEEEKAFIEGRYSDCLCRNCLLELKQSPVLFTEKFSLDANK
- a CDS encoding ABC transporter substrate-binding protein; this translates as MVACSFLPAATQMIYDMNLQHLLHGITFECPPAALAEKSKVVRCVLEGKHYSSIEIDRIFSASKAQGKSLYYVDEELLQSIQPDVIFTQDVCEVCQIDTACTATAVAKLDKQPQLVPLTPNTLQDVFGTAITIASAMGQEEAAYPYLAALQKRIDTIIDTLRAHKAPPKRVMVMEWVEPIYNCGHWIPYQIAYAGGIDMLSNPGGDSIVTPWEKIVRYNPEVLVIAPCGFTIERTAEELHLLTNKPEWAQLTAVQQEAVYIADYDLFTQPSASTLTDGIEILASMFHPTLFTVPAHLQHKCTSLFKTNAHVQA
- a CDS encoding DUF6580 family putative transport protein; the encoded protein is MSLKKFNPRMLVLLAIMLLAAVLRIVLTKEAKMAPLATFTPLGAMALFGGAYFSKSYKAYLFPLLTLWMSDIILNRFVYYGEWRFFYEGFYWTYGSFALIAFAGQWIIRKVTVTNVVLASFVAVLIHWIGTSPGCFVIAESMYPKTWSGYFTSLVAAIPYEWNFLVGTLAYSGIFFGAFELLQRRFTSLRLINGHA